The genomic window GCAAGGGCGACGCCCTGCGGACCGGCTTCGGCGAGCTCGCGGGCCGCTGCGGCGCGGTGATCACGCTGGATGCCGACGGCCAGCACGAGCCCTCCGAGATCCCCGCGCTCCTCGCCCGCCTGGGGGCCGAGGGAGCCGACATCTGCGTGGGCACCCGCATGGGGGACACCCGCACCATGCCCCCGGTCCGTCGCCTCGCCAACCGCGCCGGTTCGGCCGTGCTGGGCTGGCTCGCCGGTGCCCGCCTGGAGGACACCCAGAGCGGCTACCGGGTCTATCGGGCGTCTGCTCTTCCGGCGCTAATGGACGCCCCGGGACGGGGATACGACTTTGAATCAGGGGTCTTGATTCGGGCCTGCCGTTTGGGTATGCTCGTGGTCTTTGAGTCTGTCACCACGCGCTACGGGGACGAGAAAAGCCATTTTCGTCCCTTCCGCGACGGGTTCCGATTCCTCCGCCTCGTGGCGGCCAGCATGCCCGGGATGTGGGCACGTCGGCGGGGCTTCCCGGCCTGACCGACGGGACGGGAACGGTTTCGAGTGACGGGCAGCGTCTGGTTCGGGGCGT from Candidatus Eisenbacteria bacterium includes these protein-coding regions:
- a CDS encoding glycosyltransferase family 2 protein, which translates into the protein MPEAPLTPAVLIPAYQAASSLAGVIDGVRAALPGVPILVVDDGSTDGTGKVARAAGVDVITHLRNRGKGDALRTGFGELAGRCGAVITLDADGQHEPSEIPALLARLGAEGADICVGTRMGDTRTMPPVRRLANRAGSAVLGWLAGARLEDTQSGYRVYRASALPALMDAPGRGYDFESGVLIRACRLGMLVVFESVTTRYGDEKSHFRPFRDGFRFLRLVAASMPGMWARRRGFPA